TCTCTCTTATTGTTTATTACACGTGCGCTGCGGGGGCGTTTGCCAATCTCACGTGTCTGCGCCACAAATCAActgtccccccccagcccagacaccggCCAGGGAACGGTCACCTCGGCGGTACCGCCCGGCCAAGCCTGTGCCCCGGCGCTGAGACCCgcccgctccctccctgccacagCGGGATCGGGAAGGATCCAGCAAAGCCCAGCCCGGCAGCTCCGCCCGCGGGCGGCTGCCAGAAACTGctcgccccgcccccagccccgccccgccccgcccgagcagcgccaggccccgcccccagccggACCGGCAGGTTCCCGAAGCGCCCGGCGCGGTATAAAGGGCGGCGCTGGGCCgccagagccaggcagggagcccgGCAGAGGCGCTCCGGCGGCAGCGTCCCGGCCCCGGGCAGGATGCTCCCGCTCCCAGTGTGGCTGTGGCGGAGCTGTGGCCCCGTGTCCAGCCTCGTGGGGCCGGGTCCCCCCAGCCTCTTGGGCCGGCTGGTGGGGGACATGCCGACGCCCCTGGCGGAGATGGAGCGAATGAGACGCTCCCTCCTGCTGGCTTCTCCCCTTCTCCGCGGGGGAGGCCAGGGGAGGGCGACGCCAAGGCAGAGCGGCCGCTCGCTGGCCGAGGGTGCTGGGAAGGAGCCCGGGTCCCAGGCGCCGGGGAAGGAGAAGTACCAGCTCTCCATGGACGTGAGCGGCTTCTCCCCAGCTGAGCTGACGGTGAGACTGGCCGGGAGGAAGCTGACGGTGACGGGGAAGCGGGAGAGGAAAAGGGAGTCGGAGGCTGGAGTCTGCTCCCACGAGTACAGAGAGATCCGCCGAGAAACGCTCCTGCCGGAAGCCGTGAACGTGcaggccctgctctgctccctgtcccaggaCGGGCAGCTCTGCATCGAGGCGCCGCCTCTGGCCCTGCCAGCTGCCGAAGGGAGAGCCGTTCCCATCAGCGTCTGCCAGGGCGTGAAGGCAGGAGAAGGGAACCTGGCCACGGAGGGAAAGGAGCCGGGGAG
Above is a window of Caretta caretta isolate rCarCar2 chromosome 2, rCarCar1.hap1, whole genome shotgun sequence DNA encoding:
- the LOC125632916 gene encoding heat shock protein 30C-like → MLPLPVWLWRSCGPVSSLVGPGPPSLLGRLVGDMPTPLAEMERMRRSLLLASPLLRGGGQGRATPRQSGRSLAEGAGKEPGSQAPGKEKYQLSMDVSGFSPAELTVRLAGRKLTVTGKRERKRESEAGVCSHEYREIRRETLLPEAVNVQALLCSLSQDGQLCIEAPPLALPAAEGRAVPISVCQGVKAGEGNLATEGKEPGSSEVETGGGTEGSSPRDS